CAGCAATAACGCGCTCGTAGAGACTGTCGATTAACTTGTAGGTGCTTACGCACTGTGGGTGCGTAAGGGACCGCCAGATCGGGTGGCTGAGCACTGCTTGCGCACCGTGGGTGCTTAAGGGAACATCAAAATCGGCAAAACAGGCGTTGCTTACGCACCGTGGGTGCTTAAGGGACCGCCGGATCGGGTGACTGAGCGCCGCTTGCGCACCGTGGGTGCGTAAGGGACCGCCGGATGGGGTGGCTAAGCGCCGCTTGCGCACCGTGGGTGCGCAAGGGTTCGTCGGAGTGGCTGGCTGAGCGCCGCTTGCGCACCGTGGGTGCGCAAGGGTTCGTCGGACCGGTTCGCTGGGCACTGCTTAGGCATGTTGGATGAAAAACTGTCGTGCTAGTGACCTGTCGAGTTAATCGACAGTCTCTCGTAACTCGCTATGTAACCCGGGTGGCCGATAACGCGTCCATAACTCGCTATTCATCCTGTGATGAGTGGAGGAGAAGGAAATAACGCGCTGCCAGCGCGTTATTATTCGAAGGGAGTTCAGATAGCGATTTGAGAAAGAGCTATATCCTCAGGTGGAGAGTTAACGCTTTGCCAACACGCTATTTCTTGGGCCCCGCATCGCGTTGGCCTGTAATAACGCGTTCTCGAAGTGTTATCGCATCCACAGTGTTATACGTCGCGTTATCACTTTTTACTCACTAATTCTCATGACATAAGTTAATGGTCCATGCTGTCCACCTGTCGGTCCTCATTCGCTAGGATGGCATCTAGCTCCGTCTCGAACGGGATTTGCAAAGCATCAGGCAGCGATTCAAACAGTGGCTGAAAATCAAGGTTTGCCCTTGCTTCCTCGGCATCTACAGGCCGATTCTTTAACGAACGCACCCACTTCTCCACATGCTCCATCAGCATGTAGAAGGTCATTTGGAACCTGTCGGCATCGTCCCCCGCCTCATCCATCTCACTAGTCTTCATCCGGTTCCATAATTCCAGCACTTCATTGAGACTTTGCCGAACCTCTTCGGTCATGGTTAGTACCTCCTTTGTCATCTTCTTTGCCATCTCCTTTGTCATTCTTTCGCCACCCCCTTTGTCATTCCTTTGAAACCTGTTCTCCTGATCCCGTTGACACATCCCGTTCGGCATGAGGTTTTCAAATCCGCGGGTACCCCACAACCCTGCAGATAATGCGCACATCGGCGGGTACCCCGCAACGCAAGTCCACTCAAATCCGCTCAAATTCGCAAATCATGAGCGTCCTTTCACAGAAGTTTCCCTCGGCTAATAAGATGTCGTGTGCGCAACACTTCGAAACACGACGCAGAACATTTATCAACGACAAGAGGTGATAGTGGCGTGAGCACGTCCGAGACTACCATTAGCACCAGCGGCAACGCCGTCAACCGCACCAATACCAACACCAACACCAACACCAACACCTATACCAGCACCAGCAGCAACAGCATTAGCCACACCAACGCGATTGGCGACACCGACACCAACACCAGCAGCATCGCCGTCAACCGCACTAACACCGCCAACGGGGTCAGCAGCCTCGCCAGCACCAACGCGATGGCCAGTTCCATTACGACCAGTCCCATCGGCAGCATCGCCAACAGGGGCAACTCCAAGACTGAACTCGCGGCCCGCGGAGCACTGACCAAACAGAAACGTGGCCTGCAGGCATTGCTGCCCTTCATCGGCCCAGCGTTCATTGCGGCGGTAGCCTACATCGATCCGGGAAACTACGCCACCAACATCCAGAGCGGATCGGAATTCGGATACAAGCTCCTGTGGGTTGTCGTCGCGGCCAATTTGATGGCCATGCTGATTCAAAGCATGTCCGCCAAACTCGGGATTGCTTCTGGCAGGAACCTGCCTGAACTGTGCCGCGAACATTTTCCGAAGTGGCTGTCTTTCACACTTTGGGTGTTTTCCGAGATTGCCGCCATGGGCACCGATCTCGCTGAGTTCCTCGGCGCCACCCTCGGCCTGAACCTCTTGTTTCATATCCCGATGCTAGTGGGGACTGTCATCACCGGAATCGCGACCTATGTTATTCTCATGCTCGATAGATTTGGTTTCCGTCCGCTCGAAAAATTCATTGCCTCACTCGTTGTCCTAATTGGTGTCTGCTACCTTGCGGAAACGGTGCTCTCACATCCGGCGTTCGGTCAGGTGGTTTATCACAGTTTTGTACCCTGGATCGGGAACAAAAGTGCCCTGCTGCTCACAGTTGGCGTCATCGGGGCAACGGTCATGCCGCACGTTGTCTATCTCCATAGTGGACTCACACAGAATCGGATTCCAGCAAAAAATGACGAAGAAAGAAGACTCATCAACCGTTTCAGCGTTAAAGAAGTCATCATCGCAATGTCTCTTGCGGGCCTCGTCAACCTATCGATGATGTATATGGCGGCGTCTGTATTTCATGCAACGGGGCATACTAGCGTCGCGGATATTACGACCGCCTATCAGACACTGACGCCGCTCTTGGGTCCCGCGTCGGCCGCGGTCTTCCTCGTCTCT
The Alicyclobacillus curvatus genome window above contains:
- a CDS encoding Nramp family divalent metal transporter; translated protein: MASSITTSPIGSIANRGNSKTELAARGALTKQKRGLQALLPFIGPAFIAAVAYIDPGNYATNIQSGSEFGYKLLWVVVAANLMAMLIQSMSAKLGIASGRNLPELCREHFPKWLSFTLWVFSEIAAMGTDLAEFLGATLGLNLLFHIPMLVGTVITGIATYVILMLDRFGFRPLEKFIASLVVLIGVCYLAETVLSHPAFGQVVYHSFVPWIGNKSALLLTVGVIGATVMPHVVYLHSGLTQNRIPAKNDEERRLINRFSVKEVIIAMSLAGLVNLSMMYMAASVFHATGHTSVADITTAYQTLTPLLGPASAAVFLVSLLASGFSSSAVGTMAGQVIMQGFVGFSIPVWVRRIVTMIPTVAIVALNVNPTTTLVVSQVVLSLVLPMPVITLIYFTRRRDIMGSLVNRKTTTWLAALCTVVILLLNGFLVYQTIGSL